aaaaccaaaTCCTTGCAGCTGATTGCTCTTTTGCCAGTTTGACTTGCTTATATCTGAGAATTTGTGGGAAAGAAAGAGTTTCTCTTCTTCGTCTGCTTCAgtttaaaccctaattctctCGCGGGGCGACAATGGTACGCGTAACTGATTCATCTGCACTTTCTTTAATCCATGATGGAACAAAACATGAAAAgccttcttcttttcccatcCCTCCCCAAAGCATCCTCAAAACCGTTTTTCTCTTTTCGGTTTTGAATGTGAGCCTATATTTTGaggttttttacttttgaagaTCTGATAATTTGGAGTTTTCCTTTTGTCAGGGTATAGATCTGGTTGCGGGAGGCAAGAGCAAGAAAACTAAGCGAACGGCACCAAAATCTGAAGATATCTATCTCAAGCTTCTCGTTAAGGTTAGGGCGCTGTGTCACAgaaatttattcttctttttcctcgCTTTCCCGCCCCCCGCTCCCCTCTCATTTCTGTGTGTGTCTAAGGTCATGTAGTTTTCTTAGGTACTTTGGCTGCAAACAAGTCATTCTGGTTCTTTCGCTTTTGGCATAATTgggatttttatttgatgaCTAAAGAATTAGGAAGCTTGGTTTTTATGACGACTTGGGCGATTTCTGCTGCTTCCGTGGTGATTTTTGCATTATTCCGAATGGTTTTATAGTGGTTTACTATGGGATTTGTCTTCACATGTTTCCTAGTATTGGAACTTTActtttgcttttgtttcttttattcacTTGGGGAAGACGAAACTTTTAGTAGTCGTGGAATTCTGAACCCGTGATGAATTGTGGCCATAAAATAGCCTTGAATCCTTACACATTGTGTATATTCTTGTTTCTCCTTTTGGAGGAATGTGGAATTCTGTGGATATCACTATTTATCCCACCCTCTTTCCGCAATTTTCTGGTTGGTGTGGATggatcaaattttttattttttattttttgggtccCAGCTCTACAGGTTTTTGGTTAGGAGAACTGATAGCAAATTCAATGCTGTCATTCTGAAGAGATTGTTCATGAGCAAGGTCAACAAGCCACCCCTGTCTCTCTCAAGGTTGATTGAGTTCATGAAAGGGAAGGTAAAGATGTTAATTTTCTTGAATTAGTATATTCCGCTACTTGTCAGTTTCTTAATAGTATTGACAAATATAATTGTCCATTTCATTTTTATAGAGGAGTAATACTTGTGGGCAACCAGAGATAACATTTATTCACTATCTGTGCATGGGCTTGCATAATCCTTCATTCCTGCAGTGGAAACTAAAATGAATTTTCTGCTCATTAAACTTGTTCAGTATTTTCATCCTCTCTTTTACGTCAAGAAGGCATATCAGTACATTAAAGAGTAGATAGATAGGTTGAAGTTCAATTGAATTTTTTATCTTCATATCATGGTGTTTTAGCTATAAATATTGTTCACACCCAAAGGAGGTATTGTGCTAGACCAGTAGATCAACTGGGCTATGGTAATGATCTCCTGGCTAAGAAACCAGTTTGATCTATTGATCTTAATCATCTCATTTATGGGCATTATTTGCAATTATTACTTTTATAAGTCtcctttataaaaaaaaaaaactaaagcgCCATTgaaatttacatttttttgaAGGATGTTCAATGAAGAGTTGCTTTAGTTTGAAGCTACAGTGATAATGGCAAAGTTATCTTCTATATCAACATTTAATGCTGCTGttattaaaaaagaatgaaggactgccctcctttttttttaccttGGGGTGGGGGAATGGTTCTTGAGATAGCATTCATTGGAAACCCAAATTTTGAGATAGTTTTCTCATTGCTATTCCATACTGGAATACTGGACTCTAAAAACATTGGTGCTGATTGCTGATACTCAGGAAGATAAGATTGCAGTGGTTGCTGGGTGTGTTACTGATGATACACGAGTTTATGAAGTTCCTGCTTTAAAGGTGACAGCCCTGAGGTTCACAGAGACAGCTAGAGCTAGGATTCTCCAGGCTGGTGGTGAATGTTTGACTTTTGATCAACTTGCTCTGAGGGCACCTCTGGGACAGAACACGGTTAGTTAGAATTATAATTCTAGCATGTCAATGCTTTCTGTTGTATAACTTGCTCTtgaatttggtcatttttttaaaacttcatttgatatattaaataatttgaGTTTATCCATTGGAAGCCTAAATACGGCCACATTTTTCTCATACACATGGAAAGTATTAGTTCTGCAACATAGCCATGAGATAATAGATGCTATTTGAATT
The sequence above is a segment of the Telopea speciosissima isolate NSW1024214 ecotype Mountain lineage chromosome 7, Tspe_v1, whole genome shotgun sequence genome. Coding sequences within it:
- the LOC122670044 gene encoding 60S ribosomal protein L18-2, whose product is MGIDLVAGGKSKKTKRTAPKSEDIYLKLLVKLYRFLVRRTDSKFNAVILKRLFMSKVNKPPLSLSRLIEFMKGKEDKIAVVAGCVTDDTRVYEVPALKVTALRFTETARARILQAGGECLTFDQLALRAPLGQNTVLLRGPKNSREAVKHFGKAPGVPHSHTKPYVRSKGRKFEKARGRRNSRGFRV